In Lautropia mirabilis, one DNA window encodes the following:
- a CDS encoding GspE/PulE family protein, with protein MVEAGMEVRAPEGRAQAAGTRLMPGEPGRRLMIDRLLALLAEQGEISEETRQTLSRDALLSSADRHPLVMIAERKLKGLNPPHAMLDVDWLCQWLAGQIGWRHVRIDPLKVDFSRIGEVMSKAYANRYRILPLEVTPDSVTIATAEPYLTAEWVAELSHTLRRRVMPVLASPLELQRYLAEFFDLAGTIRSAQRNGQTAVQNNFEQLVELGRNGRHFDANDQHIVTVVDWLWQYAFEQRASDIHLEPRRDLGVVRFRIDGLLNNVYQVPPGVMSAMTSRIKLLGRMDVVEKRRPQDGRIKTRAGDGHEIELRLSTLPTAFGEKLVMRVFDPEVLSRNFAQLGLQGEDLARWQDMTGRPNGIVLVTGPTGSGKTTTLYATLRALATEAVNVSTIEDPIEMVENSFNQMQVQPAIDLGFADGIRALMRQDPDIIMVGEIRDLETAEMAVQAALTGHLVISTLHTNDAPSAITRLLDLGVPAYLLQSTLIGVMAQRLARTLCPECKQPDDSVTDEMWADFVKPFRNVPRPASIYRPVGCPSCRMGGFRGRTGLYEILANNESIRQYITERPELRKLRLAAIKHGMRPLRMAGAAAVAAGLTTIDEALRHAPPVEL; from the coding sequence ATGGTAGAGGCCGGGATGGAGGTGCGGGCGCCGGAGGGGCGTGCGCAGGCGGCGGGCACGCGGCTGATGCCGGGTGAGCCCGGCCGGCGGCTGATGATCGACCGGCTGCTGGCGCTGCTGGCCGAGCAGGGCGAGATCAGCGAGGAAACGCGCCAGACGCTGTCGCGTGATGCCTTGCTGTCGTCGGCTGACCGGCATCCGCTGGTGATGATTGCCGAGCGCAAGCTGAAGGGGCTGAACCCTCCGCATGCGATGCTGGATGTGGACTGGCTGTGTCAGTGGCTGGCAGGGCAGATCGGCTGGCGGCATGTGCGCATCGATCCGCTGAAGGTGGATTTCTCGCGCATCGGTGAGGTGATGAGCAAGGCCTATGCCAATCGCTATCGCATCCTGCCGCTGGAGGTCACGCCGGATTCGGTGACGATCGCCACGGCCGAGCCCTATCTGACGGCGGAATGGGTGGCAGAGCTGTCGCACACGCTGCGCCGGCGGGTGATGCCGGTGCTGGCCAGTCCGCTGGAGCTGCAGCGCTATCTGGCGGAGTTCTTCGATCTGGCGGGGACGATCCGCAGTGCGCAGCGCAACGGCCAGACAGCGGTCCAGAACAATTTCGAGCAGCTGGTGGAGCTGGGCCGCAATGGCCGGCATTTCGATGCCAACGACCAGCATATCGTCACGGTGGTGGACTGGCTTTGGCAGTATGCGTTCGAGCAGCGGGCCAGCGATATCCATCTGGAGCCCCGGCGTGATCTGGGGGTGGTGCGCTTTCGCATCGATGGCCTGCTGAACAACGTCTACCAGGTGCCGCCGGGGGTGATGTCGGCGATGACCAGCCGCATCAAGCTGCTGGGCCGTATGGACGTGGTGGAAAAGCGCCGGCCACAGGATGGTCGCATCAAGACGCGCGCGGGTGATGGCCACGAGATCGAGCTGCGGCTGTCCACGCTGCCCACGGCCTTCGGCGAGAAGCTGGTGATGCGGGTCTTCGACCCGGAGGTGCTGTCACGCAACTTTGCGCAGCTGGGGCTGCAGGGCGAGGATCTGGCGCGCTGGCAGGACATGACGGGACGGCCCAACGGCATCGTGCTGGTGACGGGGCCGACCGGCTCGGGCAAGACGACCACGCTCTATGCGACGCTGCGGGCGCTGGCCACGGAGGCGGTGAACGTCTCCACCATCGAGGATCCGATCGAGATGGTGGAGAACAGCTTCAACCAGATGCAGGTGCAGCCGGCCATTGATCTGGGCTTTGCCGACGGCATCCGGGCGCTGATGCGTCAGGACCCGGACATCATCATGGTGGGCGAGATCCGGGATCTGGAAACGGCGGAGATGGCGGTGCAGGCCGCGCTCACGGGTCACCTGGTGATCTCCACGCTGCATACCAACGACGCGCCCAGCGCCATCACGCGACTGCTGGATCTGGGGGTGCCGGCGTATCTGCTGCAGTCGACGCTCATTGGGGTGATGGCGCAGCGGCTGGCACGCACGCTGTGTCCGGAGTGCAAGCAGCCCGATGATTCGGTGACGGACGAGATGTGGGCAGACTTCGTGAAGCCCTTCCGCAACGTGCCCCGGCCGGCCTCCATCTACCGGCCGGTGGGGTGTCCGTCCTGCCGGATGGGGGGCTTTCGCGGGCGGACCGGTCTCTACGAGATCCTGGCCAACAACGAGAGCATCCGCCAGTACATCACCGAGCGGCCGGAGCTGCGCAAGCTGCGGTTGGCGGCCATCAAGCATGGCATGCGTCCCCTGCGGATGGCGGGTGCCGCCGCGGTGGCGGCCGGGCTCACGACGATCGATGAGGCGCTGCGGCACGCGCCACCGGTGGAGCTGTAG